The Phyllopteryx taeniolatus isolate TA_2022b chromosome 9, UOR_Ptae_1.2, whole genome shotgun sequence genome contains a region encoding:
- the LOC133484198 gene encoding G-protein coupled receptor 22-like, which produces METDIYTSNSVGLEEEQDGDAWSSNAASRYMPYSLGFQVSLGACLMLELVLGFSSNLTVLVLYCSQSNLVDSVSNMVTVSLHVLDVAVCVLCLPFTLVVVLLPPGPNLAVLCCFHEACVTFASVATAINILVISLDRYDISVRPANRLLTTRRAALLLAAVWLTSVAVFIIPLLEDQLSSGEATGQETPLSLSSKGISATGVLAWRNRTLLCIGGKGDHLGLGTYYHLILQVPIFFITATVMLFTYSRILRALNFRIGTHMKKTQRFIGPSCSGVHKKSPKKKTKLRMISSGKPQGEQCTADATKQLSHPPLIPFSSPTPTATSPPALSSSAPLVTSDAGAATPMPATMRVQASVSAIIALRRAVRRHRDRRERQRRVFRMSLIIITTFLGCWAPLSVVNMLILVMGPSEPLVSLRLWFLALAYGTTVSHPLLYAFTRQKLRRALRAKVKKRVVSLLQVDPSPGGTVIHNSWVENRKHSRQVRLEASEGSDRCLAEAL; this is translated from the coding sequence ATGGAGACCGACATATACACCTCTAACTCAGTCGGcctggaggaggagcaggatgGTGATGCATGGTCCAGTAATGCAGCATCACGGTACATGCCGTACTCTCTCGGGTTCCAAGTGTCTCTCGGTGCCTGCCTCATGCTGGAGCTGGTGTTGGGTTTCAGCAGCAACCTGACAGTGCTGGTGCTCTACTGCTCCCAGTCTAATTTAGTGGACTCAGTCAGCAACATGGTGACGGTCAGTCTGCACGTACTTGATGTGGCGGTGTGCGTGCTGTGTTTGCCTTTCACTCTGGTGGTCGTGCTGCTGCCCCCGGGGCCTAACCTGGCCGTGCTGTGCTGCTTTCACGAGGCCTGCGTCACCTTCGCCAGCGTCGCCACAGCCATCAACATCCTGGTCATCAGCCTGGACCGGTACGACATCTCGGTGCGTCCGGCCAACAGGCTGCTGACGACGCGCAGGGCGGCGCTGCTCCTCGCGGCCGTGTGGCTCACATCAGTCGCTGTGTTTATCATCCCACTCCTGGAGGATCAGTTGTCCAGTGGTGAGGCGACTGGGCAAGAGACGCCTTTGTCTCTGTCCTCCAAAGGCATCAGCGCCACGGGGGTGCTGGCGTGGCGGAACCGGACCCTGTTGTGCATTGGTGGGAAGGGTGACCACTTGGGCCTAGGGACATATTACCACCTTATTCTACAGGTTCCCATATTCTTCATCACTGCCACAGTAATGCTGTTCACCTATTCCAGAATCCTGAGGGCTTTAAACTTCCGAATTGGCACCCACATGAAGAAGACCCAGAGGTTCATAGGCCCCTCCTGCTCGGGCGTCCACAAGAAATCCCCCAAAAAGAAGACCAAGCTCAGAATGATTAGCAGTGGCAAGCCACAAGGGGAGCAATGTACCGCAGATGCCACGAAACAACTCAGCCACCCTCCCCTCATACCTTTTTCATCTCCCACTCCCACAGCAACCTCCCCCCCTGCCCTGTCTTCTTCTGCCCCACTGGTCACGTCCGACGCAGGTGCTGCCACCCCTATGCCGGCCACAATGCGCGTCCAGGCCTCCGTGTCAGCCATCATTGCCCTGCGGCGCGCAGTGCGGAGACACAGAGATCGGCGAGAGCGCCAGCGGCGGGTTTTCAGGATGtccctcatcatcatcaccaccttCCTCGGTTGCTGGGCTCCCCTGTCTGTGGTCAACATGCTAATCCTGGTCATGGGCCCCAGTGAGCCCCTGGTCAGCCTGCGCCTGTGGTTCTTGGCTCTGGCCTATGGCACCACAGTGTCCCACCCGCTGCTTTACGCCTTCACGCGGCAGAAGCTGCGACGTGCCCTCCGGGCCAAGGTTAAAAAGAGGGTGGTGTCCTTGCTTCAGGTGGACCCTTCACCAGGCGGCACTGTCATCCACAATTCCTGGGTGGAAAACAGAAAACACAGCCGGCAGGTGCGACTGGAAGCGAGCGAAGGTTCTGACCGCTGCTTGGCAGAGGCActgtga